The sequence ACTTTAGGAGCGAATTTAACTATCACGGGTTGATCCAGTTCGCCAGTACGGGCGGTACCAAAACTTACGGCCGTTGTATTTCCCTTAGCAATTTTATACGCGGGACCAAGCGTTGGAAAATTAGCTGAATGTGTTGTAATTCCCATAATAACTTCCTGATCACAGGGATTTGATCCAACAACTGCGAGGGATGCTCCATAATCATTATTCAATGATCCGCCTACATAAGATGAATAAAGCAAGTTCTTTCCATCCGCACTTAATTTACTTAAAACTCCATCCATAGCACCATCCCATTGTATCGCACCCTGCTGAGTAGTCTGAAACGCACAGTTGGTTACAGGGTAATCGGGCGATCCTGTAAAACTTGTAATAAAAGCTTCTCCCGCCGGATTAATAACAATTGCTGACATAAAAATCCAATAACCGCTTGTATTGGCATCAGCCGCTGTGCCTCCCAGGTAAGTTGAGTATACCAGATTATTACCTGAAGGAGAAATTTTTGCAATAAACAGGTCACCTCCCCCCACTCCGCCGCAACAGGATGTATTGGCAACAGGTCCGTTAAATGATGTATCATAAGAACCTGCAGTAACAGGGAAGTCAGAGGACTCAGTCCAGCCAACAACATAGGCGTTTCCAAGATTATCAAGCGTTATATCCACTCCTCCATCATCTCTCGAACCTCCAAGAAAAGTAGAATACACGAGATCCGACATCCCGCCTCCCAATGGATTTATCCTGCACACAAATGCGTCGCCTTTTGTGTAATTGGTCATAACCGTTAAGTCATCACTTCCTCCATAAGCCGTTTGAAACGCTCCGGCAGTTGTCGGAAATGGATTAGCCGGTTGACTTATCCAGGTAAAACCTGTTATGAACGCCTCACCGGCTGCATTGATCTCCACGCCTAAAGGCCAGTCATACGCCCCGCCACTGAGAAAAGTTGAATAATTTGCCGAAGCGCCTGTAGCGGCTAACACAACGAACCATCCGGGCTCGCTGTTTGTAGGATTTGGTTGAATACAGCCCGGAGTGGTAATAAGGCCTTGTGCACCGAATGAATGTCCAACCACAAAAGCCTTCCCCGCATTATCAACAGCTAAATCCATCGCGTAGTCCTGGTACCAGCCCCCAATGAATGTTGAATACATTAACGTTGATCCGGCAGGATTTAATTTTAACACAAAAGCATCGGGACGAGTAATAAAGTTTGTAGGAAAAGTTGGCGGCCAGTTATTAAAAGTATTATCATACGCTCCCGCTGTTACCGGAAAATCAGTGGATTGTGTATACCCACAAACATAAATATTACCTGCTGCATCAAGATCAATACCCCAGCCCGCTTCATTATCTTTGTTACCACCAATATATGTAGCCCATATCAAAATAGTTCCTGTAGGATCCAGTTTGAAAACAAACGCGTCGATATTTGAAACGGCCTCTTTATAATCGGTAAAATAACCATTTCCGGAGGAACCATTATATGTAGGATCATAAACTCCGGCAGTTGTTGGAAAATTATTTCTATACCAGCCCGTTCCATAGATATTCCCTGCCCCATCAACGACGATATCAAACAAGTATCCAGCTCCTGTACTATTTCCGCCAACAAAGGTTCCCCATTTTAATGTTACGGGATCTATTATTACTGCATAGGCCGGATCATATTCTCCATCTATTCTAAATCCAAAAGTGGTATCGTTCCGAAGTATATAATTGACAATTATCTCACGTTTTGTTCCATTGATCAACTGGTAACAATAGGGCCGTCTCTCAATTAATGTTCCCCATTTGGTGAATACCTCAACTTCTCCTTCGCTATTTGTCTTTAGCTTTTCAATGCCTTCACAGGCCAGCTGTATGTCATTTATATCAGAACCCGGCTTTAGAATAAAATCATATTTAAGATCGGTATCCTTAATGTAATACTGCAGGTCAATATTTTTATAGACATTATCATACCTTATTAACCGATGATCTTTTACATTTTTCACATGCTTATCCGCATCCCGCCCCAATAAATAATTGGTTTTACTTTCCTGATCTCCGGCACCGTATATATTAACTTTACTATTCATTCCAAGGAAATGAATGTTCCATACGAGGTAAGAATACTCTTCAGCAACTTCTTTATGAAGTTCGGTCAGGTTATTTTTCTCCTCGCTCCCTTCAGCTTCTCTAACATGGCAAAGACTCAAACCATCCTTTAAAAAATAAACATTACCGGCTTCTGATGAACCCTGGTACAGAATATTCGCTCCCCATTGTCCGGCATTTTCTCTGAATGCGAAATTCATATCTGTATTACTAAGCATCTCTTGTAATTCAGAGGTGTTTTTTTTAGAAGCAAAGGATGAAGCTAAACTGCTTTTTGAAACTAAACGATCGCTTTGAGCAACAGTTATAGGAATAGCCAGCACCTGCAATACCAATAGTGTTATAGGAAATGATCGCAGATTCATTTGAGGTAATTCATATTAAGCCGTTAATGCCAAACCGGCATTACTATATCAAGGCGCGGTTAAACTAACATTTATACTGCACCCCTGCCTGCCAACGCGTTAGCCATTGCTACGGCAAGCAGGCGTTTTTATCTAAATTGAACAGAAGCCATTTAAGGGGCGTTAACTATTAAATTGGCACTACACCCGTTTTTATCTTTAACATTAATGGTATAGCTTCCCGGACATAACTGGTTTTTATACCTGTTCACATACCCGTCCGGCCAGGTATAACTATACGGACTTGTACCACCAGTTGCGTTTACCATTAACCATTCTTTACAACCACATCCGGCACAATTGGCAGTACCTTTGGCGAATTGCCCTGCTAACACAGGTGGAGAAACTATAGTGGTTGTGGAAATTGAGGTACAACCTTTGCTGTCTGTTATAGTTACTGTATATGCTTGAGATGAAAGATTCGAAATCAGGGATGCGGCAGCGCCATTGCTCCAGGAAAAACTATATACAGGACTTCCTCCTGCACCAATAGCCTGTGCTGAACCATTATTGCTTCCTGCACAAGTTAAGTTTGTTTGGGTTATTGTTGCTGTCACGGAAGGATTTATTGTTACCAATGCGGTTGATGTTGCAGAGTTTCCTCCAACATCTCTAATCGTCACAGTATATGTTGTTGTTGATACAGGACAGGGGCTAATATTTTGAGTTGTTGAACCGTTACTCCATGCATAAGTGTAAGGACTTGCTCCTCCTGTGGCAATTGACGTTACCGTTGCACAATACCCCGGACAAACTGAATTTGCCGTAGTTGTTACAATTGGACCCGCGGTACAATTTACAACCGTAATGGTGATGACAATATTGGAAGAGCATCCGCCACTATTAACTGTATGAGAAACGTTGTAAATTCCTGTAGATAAAAATGTGTAAGAAAAATCAGTAGTGGTACCACTAACATTTGCCGGTGAAATGGGTGAAATAACCCAGTTGTATGTAACTCCCGATCCGGGCGCAGTCCCTGTATTTGTAAAGTTGACAACACTTCCTTTACAAGCTGAAGAAGCTGTAAAGGACGCAGAAACGGGACTCGTACCTGTTACTGTGTACGCTTTAACAATCTTACATCCATTGCCATCGGCAACTGTTACTGTATAATTACCGGCCGGAATACCTGAAATTGAAGCAGTAGTTTGACCAGTACTCCAACTGTATATATAAGGGGGGCTGCCTCCGTTAAGAACAAAAACAGATGCGCTACCACTTGAAGTACAACTGACATTTGTACCCGATAAATTTAAGTTAATTGGTTCCGGCTGAATTATACTTATTACTTGTGGCTGTGTACAACCTTTTGAATCCGTTGCTGTAACCGTATAAGTCCCCATAGTAAGCCCCGTAACCACTTGTGTAGTCTGACCGCTACTCCACAAATATGTATAGGGTGCTGTACCTCCAGATACATTAGCTGTTGCACTACCAGTGTTTCCACCATTACAGCTCACGTTCGTCGTTATTGCATTTGAAGCAGACATAGTGCAACCGCAATTATTGACAGTAATAAAATTAAGCTTCTCAAGGCTATCGCTCCCACAAGGTTGTTGTATAACCAGCTTTACAGGATATGTTCCCGGCGTATTGTACGCAATCCCTGTAGGATTTACTGCAGTTGAAGTAGATGGCGTACCTCCAGGAAATGTCCACAGGTATGTAATTCCGGTTTTGTCGCAACCAATATAGGAAGAAGTAAAATTTATCGTATTACCTGCACAGAGTGTTGAATTTCCACTAAAGTTGATCATACTTGTTACGCCCCCACATGTATTTACATAAAGTTGTGCAAACGTAGCATCCCATACACCACCACAATTGAACTGATATGCATTAGGTGTAACCGGATAGATGCACCAACTGCTTGCAATTAAATATACAAAGCAGCCATCAACAGCAACAATACCACCACATCCATCAATCGTTTCATTGTGCGTGGAACTTGAGTTCCCTGCACCAAGAAAGCCGGAACAAATCAACTTACCATTAGGATCAAATGTGGTGATAAACTGATCCTCTGTACCCAAAAATGATTTCTGAAAAGCGCAGGATGTAATCGGGAAATTAGTACTATAGGTATCGCCCGACACTATAATATTGTTTTTATTATCTGTTGCAATTCCTCTTGGTTCTTCATATCCACTCCCTCCGAGATAAGTGGCCCATAAGAGATTGCCTGTGCTGCTGAATTTAGCAACGTATCCCTCTGAGAAGCCCGTACTACTGTTTCCCGGTTGAAAAGATCCCGCAGTAGAAATACCTGTTGTGGAATTTGTGCTTCCGGTTATAATGACATTCCCAAAATTATCTGCAGCAATTGCCGCGTCAACATTCGTACCTTCAGTAAGGTTACCTCCATAATAGGTTGACCAAACAGGAAAACCGGTTGCAGGATTCAATTTGACAACAAAAGAGTCCGTTCCTCCATTTAATCCAGCCTGAAATGGTGATAATGTCGGAAAATTAGTTGATGATGTGAGTCCGGTAAAAAAGACATTTCCAAAAGTATCACAGGTTATGCCTATTCCCTGATCATTGCCTGTCCCACCAAAATAGGTAGACCATTGCATAACTCCACCACTGCTAAATTTCGTGATAAAACAATCCCCCCCGCCTGCAGGAGCGGGCTGAAATGCAGCCATAACAGGTACACCAGAAGATGCCCCGCACAGAAAAATATTATTTGTTGCATCACAGGCTACATCACTTCCTCCATTAAAGTAAGTAGACCATATCAAAACACCAGTGGGATCAAACTTTGCAATAAAAGATCCTGAAGAAGCCATCAAAGTGAGGTTCTTGACAAAAGGAGCCTTCTCAAGGTACATGATGTCGAGGAGCAAAGCAGGCGCTTCGATGGGGCAGGCAAAGGCTCCGAAGATCATTCCTCCTGGAAGAACAGAAGTCTACGACATGCTCCTGAAGGCTTAGCTGCTTATCTGTAGCAACGGAAAGCCCCCTCTCTTCATTACTCCCTCCGAAATAAGTTACCCATGGATCAATTACTAAAGGATATGAGGGATTCCATGTTCCGAATTCAAAGCTTACAACTGTTCCGCTTAAAATGTAACGTGCCTCTACGTCCACAATTTTTCCATCAATATTTTGGTATACTTTTGGTATGTATTCCCCCAGTTCGTTAATATTCGTTTTTACTTCTAATCTGTAATTTTTAATTTGTAATTCTTCCACCCCACTATATTTCAGTTTAATATCATCAGGATTGCCGCCCGCATTTACGACAATATCATATTTTAGCCCCTGAGACTTACCTCCATAATACCTTACATCAATATTTTTATATATATTTTTCATAACAACTTCATTAAATGACTTTACATGGGTCAAACCTTTCGGACAATATGGATAATAATAGTTATTATATCCTTCAAGCTGATCAATACCAACAACTTCACTACTTGCAATACAACCAACAAAATCGACATCTACACGATTCAGTTTTAACAATTGCTCCTGCATTAATTCATCTTTTTTTTTCCGCTCACCGCTTTCACTTAATTTACCGGCTCTTATTAACGCATCAATTTGTTCATTTACTCTGCTTATTATTTCACCAATATTGGTTAAGACGTAACTCACACCGGTTTTGCGCAAATACACATCAACTCCTCCCCCATCACCTTTAAACAGAATGTCGGGTCGCATCTGTTGTTCCGTATCAATAAACTGACCCTCGTTCTGAATAAAACTCATTCCGGTGGCAAGCCCATTTGGGTGAGATTGCGATCCCTTGTCTTCAGTAAAATTGTATTTATTTGCAGTACCGGCAAACAAATAGAAAACATTAAAAAGAATTAGCAAAGAGGCGAGAAAGCACTTTTTCATTCGAAAATTTTTAATTCATATTTTATAATATTCACAATTATTTTTTCATGTTTTATAAAACCTAAATTTAAAATCCTCACATCCAAAATAAAATACATTGTTGTAATTCTAATTTGTGATCATACCTCGGTAATAAAAGCATACAATACTCATAATCAGATATTAATAAGTAAATAATGTTAGTTATCTAACTAACATATTTATTGTAAATAAAACTGAATTAAAAACAACTTTAAGGTGCACTCACGTTAACATTTATACTGCACCCGTTTTTGTCTGTAATATTTACACTATAATTACCCGGACACAACAGGTTTTTATACCGGTTCGCATATCCGTCAGGCCAGGTGTAACTATAAGGACTGGTGCCACCTGCCGCGGTTACCATGATCCATTCTTTACAACCACAACCCGAGCAGTTGGAAGTGCCCTTCGCGAATTCTCCCGTTAGTGCAGCCGGTGAAATGATTACTGCATTTGCAATTGAACTACACCCGCTTGCATCGGTTATTGTTATTGTATAGCTTCCTGCACCAAGACCTGTGGCTGTGGGAGCAGTTTGACCATTACTCCAGCTATAGGTGTATGGCGTTGTTCCTCCAACCGGATTTGCGAGTGCGCTGCCGTTCGTTCCTCCATTGCAGGTTACATTGGCTTGTACTGTTGTTGTTACCGTTGCTCCATTTATATTGTTAACTGTTGCCGTTGCCGTTTTCACACAGGAATTCGCATCTGTGATTGTAAGGGTGTAAATGCCCGCGCCAAGACCTGTTACCAGTTGCCCTGTGGAACTATTGCTCCAATTGTAAATCAATGTGCCTGTTCCGCCTCCGGCCACTACGCTTACACTGCCATTGGAATTTCCGCAATTGGCATTTACGCCATTTGTAGTGAAAGTTATTGCGCCTGGTTCTGTTATACTTACTGTGCTAACCACTAAGCATCCTGATGCATCCCTGACGCTTACTACATAAGTTCCCGCAGTAAGGCCCGTGATCGAGGTAACTCCTGAGGACGTATTGCTCCAGTTATAGGTCAGTGTTCCTGTTCCTCCTGATGCTGCAACAATGGCTGTACCGTTATTCCCGCCACTACATTGCAAATTATTACCCGTTAAGCTATTAATGGCAGGTGATGGGAAATTGCTGATCACTGCAATGGCGGTTTTTGTACAGTTGTTCCCATCCCTCACTGTAACGGTATAAGTACCGGCTGCTACTGCCGATATTGTTTGCCCCGTTGCGGACGTACTCCATGTATATGTTAATCCTCCTGTTCCGCCTCCGGCCGATACTGTGGCCCCCCCATTTGACACACCACAGCCGGCTGCCGTTGGAGTGGTACTTGCAGTTATCGCTATCGGCTCTGTAAGTGTTGTTGTTGATACTGCGGTACAGCCTTTGTTGTCGGTTACAATTACTGTGTAATTACCCTGTAGTAAACCTGTAGCTGTTTGTGTGGTTTGGTTATTGCTCCAGCTATATGTATAAGGAGCGGTTCCGTTTGCCGGGCTCGCTAATGAACTTCCATTGGTCGCGCCGTTACAGGCCAGGTTAGTGGCCGTGGTATTTACTGAAATAGCAGGGTTTACTGTTACTACTGCTGTTGAGGTGGATGTGTTGCCCCCGGTATCACGGATCGTTACGGTATAGGTGGTTGTTGATGCAGGACATGGACTGATGTTTTGGGTTGTTGCACCATTACTCCAGCTATAAGTATATGGGCTTGTACCTCCCGTTCCGCTGGCAGTTACTGTGCCGCAACTTCCGGGACAGACCGAACTGCCTGTAGCCGCTACAGAAGGACCGCTTGTACAATTAATAACACTAACTGTGGATGTTTCCTGTTTTGAACATCCACCTGAAGTGACTGTATGCGAAATGGTATAGCTCCCTGTACTTAAAAAGGTATAGGAAAAGTTAACCGTTGAACCGCTAACGTTTGCCGGAGAAACCAGCCAGTTGTAAGTGCCTGTGGAACCGGTATTGGTAAATGTTACATTGGTACCCAGGCATACTATTCCACTTGGTGATTGGGTAAAAGTTGCGGTATTGGGATTAGCTGCGATTGAAATTGAAAATGTCCTTGTTCCGACACATCCGTTTCCATCTGTAACGGTTACTGAATACGTTCCGGCTGAAAGACCGGTAACAGAAGCTGTTGTTTGACTATTACTCCATAAATAGGAATAGGCCCCACCCGTAACAGTAATTGATGCGCTTCCCGGATTTCCACAGGTACCATTAGTTGGAGTAACTGTGTACGCTACCGGAGGCTTGGGAGTTATTGTAACCACCTTTGTTACACTGCATCCATTCACATCACGAACAGTTACAGTATAATTGCCTGCAGAAAGACCTGTTGAAACTTGGGTAGTTTGGCCATTACTCCAATTATAAGTGTATGGAGAAGTCGAACCCGCGATTAACACAGAAGCGGTTCCATTACTGCTGCCATTACATAAAATACCCTGCACAGAGGTAGAAATTACCAGCTGAGAATTATTGATCTGGATGTTCGCCACATTTTTACAATTCGCTGCATCGCTAATAGTAACGTTGTAAGAACCGGGAGAGAGGCCGGTAGCCGAAGCATTTGTTCCTCCAGAAGGCGACCAGCTATAAGTATAAGGCGAAGTGCCTCCTGAAACAGAAACTATTGATCCTGATCCGTTATTTCCACAACCAGCATGTACAATATTAATAGTAGGATTCAGTGAAGAGATGCAACAGCTCACACTGGTGACTGTTACAGGAATTGTAATTGAATCTGCCGGACAAGCGATCACAAGTTTTACATTATAAGTTCCTCCGGTAGTATAAATGTGAGTTGGGTTCTTAAGGTTGGAAGTAGTTCCATCACCAAAATCCCATTTCCATGATGAAGCTGTCCAGGCACCGCTATTCCAAACGCATGTACCTGTGCTTGCATCTGTAAATTGAACAGAAGAATTACAATTTGGGGAAGCTGTAAAAGTGAAGTTTGGAGTTACATTGGGCTTGAACTTAAATACCACAGGACGTTCATCAAATCCGGTTAACCCTATTTTAGCGGGTTGAAAAGAGCCGGCAGTTGTCGGGAAGTTGCTTGTATGTGTTGTGCCACATGATATCACTTCTTCCTGGCAAGGCCCGCGAAGGCATACTTTGGGAACATAATAATTAAAATCACCTGTTCCTCCCATATAGGTTGCATATAGCATTGTGCTCAATGTATTATTAAGTTTGAATAATATTATGTCGGGCCATCCTCTTTTAGTACTTTGATAAGCGCAGGGAGTAACCGGAAAATTAGTAGAATAGCTTATTCCTGAAACATATACTTCATCGACCGAATTAACTGCAATCCCAAATCCATGATCTTCCATTGTTGAGCCACCGACAAAAGTTGAATAAATTATAAAAGCACCGGACGAGGTTAGTTTTGTCACAAAGGCGTCTGTTTGTCCTGCATTATATGTGACGTCGTATGCGCCGGGTGTAACAGGAAAGTCGGATGAAGAGGTTTCACCTGTAACAAAGGCTTCATCAGAAGCATTAATTGCAATTGCCTGCCCTGCCTCATTGATATTAAAAGCAGCCCCAGCCCCGCCTAAATACGTTGAATAAATGAGGTTAGAGCCGGCTGCATTGACCCTTGTAACAAAAGCATCTAAACCTCCATTATAACTTACATCGTAGGCTCCGGCAGTAACAGAGAAATTGGGGGAAGATGTTGCTCCTGTGAGAAATGCCTGACCGGAAGCATTCAAAACAATACCGTAAGCACGGTCATCGGAAGATCCTCCCAGATAAGTTGAATAGGACAACCCCGCACCTGATGCGTTAAGTTTGGTTACATAAAGATCATGGGCTCCTCCATTAAATGATAAATCAAACGCTCCTGCGGTTACAGGAAAATTGGCCGATGCGGTAAATCCTGTTACGAAAGCTTCACCAGCAGCATTGATCGCGATATCAAACCCTGAATCTTCACCTGAACCACCCAAAAATGTTGAATACATCAACGTCGTACCAGTAGCATTCAGTTTTAATACAAATGCATCAGTGCCTCCATTGTGAGTTACATCATATGCACCCGGTGTAGTGGGAAAGTTGGTTGAATAGGTTGATCCTGAAATAAAAACTTCACCAGAGGCGTTAACAGCAATTCCCGCTCGATATACATCTGTAGCAGCATAACTGATAAGGTTCTCATTTAAAGTTCCACCTATGTATGTTGCATAAATCAATGACGATCCGTTGGCCGAAAGTTTGAAAACATAAGCATCTGAATTACCCCAATCATTTGCAACCACACCTGTAAGCGGATTATTGAATGTCTGATCAAACACTCCTGCCATTGTCGGAAATTTGTCATTAAACCAACCGGTACCATATACATTACCAGCAGGATCAAGAGCCATATCAAAAATATAACCTTCAGAAGAACCACTCAGTGGCCCAACATAGGTTGACCAAACGAGATTAACCGGATCTATAACAAGCGGAATCTGTTTATCATAGTTCTGATCGCAAACAAAACCGAAAGTTGTATCATTAATCAATTTATAAGATATCCTGATTTGCTTTTTGTTTCCTCCAATATCCTGGTACGACTCCGGAATCTGCTCGATCAGATCACCCCATGCTGTGCTTATAATTAAATTTCCCTCCTCATTTATCTGCAATCTTTTTATCCCTTCACATCCTAATTGAATTTTATTAATGTCGCCTCCCGCCTTCACTATAAAATCATACTTAAGCTCAGTGCCATTGCTATAATACCTTAGATCAATTTGTTTATAAATATCATTGTACCTGATCATTTTATAATCAGGCACATTTGTGCAGTATTTTGAAGGATCATTACCCAACAAATAATTTGTTTGACTGTTTTGTTCGCCTTCATTTGAAATGATTAAATCGGAGTTCATCCCTTTAAACCACATGTTCCATACAAGATATTCTGTATTTTCTTTTCCATCATCCATTGCCCTTTTTCCCGGTGTCAGTTCAGTATGAATTTCCTTCTCCCGTCTGAATCCAAAACTTAAATGATCCTTCATAAAATATACATTCGCGTTCCAGCCGGGGGATGATCCCCTGTAAAGTATTTTATTCTCACCAATAGCAGTACAACCATCCCATTGACCCATATTTTTACGGAACATAATGGGCAGGTCGGCAATCTTTTTTAAAATAGTTTGTTTTTCGCTTTCTGTAATAGCCTGACCAAGCGAGTTACCGGACTGACATGATCTCATCAGATCACTAGCCCGTGCTCCGTAAATAGTAAATAATAAAAAAAGGAGAGTAATCAAATAATTTTCCCGTCCGAAAATTTTGTTGCTGATGCAGTAATGCTCCATGTTGCTGGATTAATTTACCCTTTAATCTGTAATACCGATGTGATATCTGTAATGGTCCAATTTCATTGGCCCAAACAAGCTATCCGATCGGCATTATACCAATATTGATTGGACTAAAAATTAAATCAAATTGGTATAATTTATTCTGCCTTTTTCTGACAACAAGTTAGTGTTACTGTATCCAACATCCAATACTTTTTTATTAAATATATTTGCTTTAAAATAAATATACAGATGTTATAAATATTTAATTATCAGTTAATAACACACTATTTATGTTAGCTATCTTATCACGGGGTGGTCAGGCTG comes from Bacteroidota bacterium and encodes:
- a CDS encoding SBBP repeat-containing protein; this encodes MNLRSFPITLLVLQVLAIPITVAQSDRLVSKSSLASSFASKKNTSELQEMLSNTDMNFAFRENAGQWGANILYQGSSEAGNVYFLKDGLSLCHVREAEGSEEKNNLTELHKEVAEEYSYLVWNIHFLGMNSKVNIYGAGDQESKTNYLLGRDADKHVKNVKDHRLIRYDNVYKNIDLQYYIKDTDLKYDFILKPGSDINDIQLACEGIEKLKTNSEGEVEVFTKWGTLIERRPYCYQLINGTKREIIVNYILRNDTTFGFRIDGEYDPAYAVIIDPVTLKWGTFVGGNSTGAGYLFDIVVDGAGNIYGTGWYRNNFPTTAGVYDPTYNGSSGNGYFTDYKEAVSNIDAFVFKLDPTGTILIWATYIGGNKDNEAGWGIDLDAAGNIYVCGYTQSTDFPVTAGAYDNTFNNWPPTFPTNFITRPDAFVLKLNPAGSTLMYSTFIGGWYQDYAMDLAVDNAGKAFVVGHSFGAQGLITTPGCIQPNPTNSEPGWFVVLAATGASANYSTFLSGGAYDWPLGVEINAAGEAFITGFTWISQPANPFPTTAGAFQTAYGGSDDLTVMTNYTKGDAFVCRINPLGGGMSDLVYSTFLGGSRDDGGVDITLDNLGNAYVVGWTESSDFPVTAGSYDTSFNGPVANTSCCGGVGGGDLFIAKISPSGNNLVYSTYLGGTAADANTSGYWIFMSAIVINPAGEAFITSFTGSPDYPVTNCAFQTTQQGAIQWDGAMDGVLSKLSADGKNLLYSSYVGGSLNNDYGASLAVVGSNPCDQEVIMGITTHSANFPTLGPAYKIAKGNTTAVSFGTARTGELDQPVIVKFAPKVNAGFTRSGTLSCNSLVQFTDTTNQCGLWVPLTTWAWDFGDGTTSSVQHPTHVYSAGGTYNVKLTVGCPASSITIPVTISGVGCCVSSLGSTVNAIDAKCGSNGSGSVVAVTGGTSPYTYSWSPSGGTGVTAGNLPPGSYSVLITDALNCKTAANINVGNLQLAATVSVNNVACNVGNNGTATVAATGGVSSYTYNWNNAQTAQTATGLSVGNYTVTIRDGAGCSITRTVTITTIPMGTLKISAVDVTCGDGGSATINTLGGTSPYSYLWSNGSTANKTTGLIAGTYTVTVTDSNGCTASSTASVTGIQTVFASFTQSPGTVCIGTTVNFTNTGTTGTGVTYSWFTNPGFASGSTEHFSYTFLSARTYTVQHVVTSGGCSAVMTSTITVTNCSGPTVTATGSSVCPGSCATVTSSGTGGISPYTFSWSNNATTQNISPCPIITTTYTVTIRDAGGNTSASTALVTVNPVVTVNATVSNINCNGGSGSSTASVGSGTSPYTYNWNNGQTTQTATGLTAGNYTVTVNDSKNCTATAAVTIISPPALSGQFTKGTANCTGCGCREWIMVAATGGTSPYTYSWPDGYTNRYKNKICPGSYAINIKDKNGCSVNVNLNAP
- a CDS encoding SBBP repeat-containing protein, translated to MIFGAFACPIEAPALLLDIMYLEKAPFVKNLTLMASSGSFIAKFDPTGVLIWSTYFNGGSDVACDATNNIFLCGASSGVPVMAAFQPAPAGGGDCFITKFSSGGVMQWSTYFGGTGNDQGIGITCDTFGNVFFTGLTSSTNFPTLSPFQAGLNGGTDSFVVKLNPATGFPVWSTYYGGNLTEGTNVDAAIAADNFGNVIITGSTNSTTGISTAGSFQPGNSSTGFSEGYVAKFSSTGNLLWATYLGGSGYEEPRGIATDNKNNIIVSGDTYSTNFPITSCAFQKSFLGTEDQFITTFDPNGKLICSGFLGAGNSSSTHNETIDGCGGIVAVDGCFVYLIASSWCIYPVTPNAYQFNCGGVWDATFAQLYVNTCGGVTSMINFSGNSTLCAGNTINFTSSYIGCDKTGITYLWTFPGGTPSTSTAVNPTGIAYNTPGTYPVKLVIQQPCGSDSLEKLNFITVNNCGCTMSASNAITTNVSCNGGNTGSATANVSGGTAPYTYLWSSGQTTQVVTGLTMGTYTVTATDSKGCTQPQVISIIQPEPINLNLSGTNVSCTSSGSASVFVLNGGSPPYIYSWSTGQTTASISGIPAGNYTVTVADGNGCKIVKAYTVTGTSPVSASFTASSACKGSVVNFTNTGTAPGSGVTYNWVISPISPANVSGTTTDFSYTFLSTGIYNVSHTVNSGGCSSNIVITITVVNCTAGPIVTTTANSVCPGYCATVTSIATGGASPYTYAWSNGSTTQNISPCPVSTTTYTVTIRDVGGNSATSTALVTINPSVTATITQTNLTCAGSNNGSAQAIGAGGSPVYSFSWSNGAAASLISNLSSQAYTVTITDSKGCTSISTTTIVSPPVLAGQFAKGTANCAGCGCKEWLMVNATGGTSPYSYTWPDGYVNRYKNQLCPGSYTINVKDKNGCSANLIVNAP